The following proteins are co-located in the Micromonospora coriariae genome:
- a CDS encoding DUF4397 domain-containing protein: protein MRMLPTIGPRRLLAGAGALLLGTTLAAVGVSTPASAGADPVGYVRLAHLSPDTPAVDVYLAAPDTAKPRVFPAVGYGVVSDYLELAPGRYAVAMREAGAPASDPPVLTTEVAVTSGGAYTVAGVGRHADLGLRVLNDDLSAPTGGRAKVRVVQASVRTPVLDVAAADGPMIANGVQFATTTDYHQVEPGSWRLRLTGAGGPSTDTEVRLTGGAVYSLLVLDAKQGGLTAELRRDAEGGTVVPAGGVDTGAGGIAGTGRGGYPLVAGGLAAAAVAVSLLLWRRRRTTW from the coding sequence ATGCGCATGCTCCCTACCATCGGGCCCCGCCGACTGCTGGCCGGCGCCGGCGCGCTCCTGCTCGGCACCACCCTCGCCGCCGTCGGCGTCTCCACGCCGGCCAGCGCCGGCGCGGACCCCGTCGGATACGTCCGGCTCGCCCATCTCTCCCCCGACACCCCGGCCGTGGACGTCTACCTGGCCGCCCCCGACACCGCGAAGCCACGGGTCTTCCCAGCGGTGGGCTACGGCGTGGTCTCCGACTATCTGGAGCTGGCGCCCGGCCGGTACGCGGTGGCGATGCGCGAGGCCGGCGCCCCCGCCAGCGATCCCCCGGTCCTCACCACCGAGGTCGCGGTGACCAGCGGCGGCGCGTACACGGTGGCCGGCGTCGGCCGGCACGCCGACCTGGGGTTGCGGGTGCTCAACGACGACCTGAGCGCGCCTACCGGGGGCCGCGCCAAGGTGCGGGTCGTGCAGGCGTCGGTGCGGACCCCGGTGCTGGATGTGGCCGCCGCCGACGGCCCGATGATCGCCAACGGCGTGCAGTTCGCCACCACCACGGACTACCACCAGGTGGAGCCGGGTAGCTGGCGGCTGCGGCTGACCGGGGCCGGCGGGCCGAGCACCGACACCGAGGTGCGGCTCACCGGCGGCGCCGTCTACTCCCTGCTGGTGCTCGACGCGAAGCAGGGCGGTCTCACCGCCGAGCTACGCCGCGACGCCGAGGGCGGCACCGTGGTACCCGCCGGTGGGGTGGACACCGGCGCCGGCGGCATCGCCGGGACCGGGCGCGGCGGGTACCCCCTGGTGGCCGGCGGGTTGGCCGCGGCGGCCGTCGCGGTGAGCCTGCTGCTGTGGCGGCGGCGCCGCACCACCTGGTGA